In a genomic window of Diorhabda carinulata isolate Delta chromosome 8, icDioCari1.1, whole genome shotgun sequence:
- the LOC130897570 gene encoding protein jim lovell-like isoform X1 encodes MEGEQFSLCWNNFHANLSSGFHTLFKDEDLVDVTLAAEGKFLKAHKTVLSVCSPFFKDLFRVNPCKHPIVILPDVNYNALCSLLQFMYQGEVSVSQEEIPTFMRVAEMLKVKGLTDNNPAAATSETNGYTNSNRNNFGYQDQRQNIMKRPRPVKKIIRPIQQLRPIESPKLTKSSSPHQPQVPQSHSPSTVNPPAKKPLLENDHPQVPSSTTIQQTQLRSEDYQEPLIKPKLEPIDHHDEENTSHSGEDPNMELSNTAENSQGEPSPSHSLASWPPFDMPPPPSQDSSSPGTIQCILGKRGCPRLIVDGFVFYKKSVYKGKAFWYCKNSRTPEKCQAVCWTMNGNIVKWPYMHCHPPIPDIFNPEEDTEVPIENLQEVLWQTSFN; translated from the exons ATGGAAGGCGAACAATTTTCTCTTTGTTGGAATAATTTCCACGCTAATTTAAGTTCAGGCTTTCACACTTTATTTAAAGATGAAGATCTTGTGGATGTGACTCTAGCTGCAGAGGGAAAGTTCTTGAAGGCACATAAAACAGTGTTATCAGTTTGTAGTCCATTTTTTAAAGACTTATTTAGAGTAAATCCGTGTAAACATCCTATAGTCATATTGCCTGATGTAAATTATAATGCCCTTTGCAGCCTCCTACAGTTTATGTATCAAGGTGAAGTTAGTGTTAGCCAGGAAGAGATTCCAACTTTTATGAGAGTTGCTGAAATGTTGAAAGTTAAAGGATTAACAGATAACAATCCGGCAGCAGCTACTTCG GAGACAAATGGTTACACGAACAGTAACagaaataattttggatatCAAGATCAAAGACAAAACATTATGAAGAGACCTAGACCAGTAAAAAAGATTATTAGACCAATTCAACAGTTAAGGCCTATAGAAAGTCCAAAATTAACAAAGTCTTCATCACCTCACCAACCTCAAGTACCACAG TCCCATTCTCCATCTACTGTGAATCCTCCTGCAAAAAAGCCATTATTAGAAAATGATCATCCACAAGTACCAAGCTCAACGACTATCCAACAAACTCAGTTAAGATCAGAAGACTATCAAGAACCTCTTATTAAGCCAAAACTGGAGCCGATTGATCATCATGATGAAGAAAATACATCCCATTCAG GTGAAGATCCTAATATGGAATTATCTAATACAGCAGAAAACTCTCAAGGGGAACCTTCACCTTCTCATAGTTTGGCATCTTGGCCTCCTTTTGATATGCCACCACCGCCTTCTCAAGACTCATCTTCTCCTG GTACGATCCAGTGCATCCTCGGAAAACGCGGCTGTCCTCGTTTAATCGTTGACGGTTTcgtgttttataaaaaaagcgTTTACAAGGGCAAAGCCTTCTGGTATTGCAAGAATAGTCGCACGCCCGAAAAGTGCCAGGCCGTTTGCTGGACGATGAACGGCAATATAGTAAAATGGCCCTATATGCATTGTCATCCTCCCATACCGGACATATTTAATCCCGAAGAAGATACCGAAGTACCTATCGAAAATTTGCAAGAGGTTTTGTGGCAGACTTCgtttaattag